One genomic segment of Theobroma cacao cultivar B97-61/B2 chromosome 6, Criollo_cocoa_genome_V2, whole genome shotgun sequence includes these proteins:
- the LOC18596469 gene encoding probable inositol transporter 2 isoform X1 — protein sequence MEGGIHTGTDASAFKECFSLTWRNPYVLRLAFSAGIGGLLFGYDTGVISGALLYIRDDFESVDRQTVLQESIVSMAIAGAIIGAAVGGWMNDRYGRRTAILIADILFLIGAVIMASAPSAPLLIVGRIFVGLGVGMASMTSPLYISEASPAKIRGALVSTNGFLITGGQFLSYLINLAFTKAPGTWRWMLGVAGLPPIVQFILMFGLPESPRWLFRKGREEEAKAILRKIYPVDEVEQEILDLKESVEAEIREEGSSEKINIIKLLQTKTVRRGLTAGVGLQVFQQFVGINTVMYYSPTIVQLAGFASNRTALLLSLVTAGLNAFGSIVSIYFIDRTGRKKLLIISLLGLVISLGVLSGVFHETTSHSPVVSSVETSHFSNYTCPDYSSAANSATWDCMKCLKASSPHCGFCASPTNKLLPGACLISNDTVKKQCHDESRLWYTRGCPSKYGWLALIGLALYIIFFSPGMGTAPWIVNSEIYPLRFRGVCGGIAATANWISNLIVAQSFLSLTETIGTSWTFLIFGVISVVALLFVIIFVPETKGLPIEEIEKMLEVRALHWRFWEKSDKPKEKSQEV from the exons ATGGAAGGAGGGATTCATACAGGCACTGATGCCTCAGCTTTCAAGGAATGTTTCTCTTTGACATGGAGAAATCCTTATGTTCTTCGCCTTGCTTTCTCTGCTGGGATTGGTGGCCTTCTCTTTGGCTATGACACAG GTGTGATATCAGGTGCTCTCTTATATATCAGAGATGATTTCGAGTCTGTGGATAGACAGACTGTCTTACAG GAGAGTATAGTGAGCATGGCAATTGCTGGAGCCATCATTGGAGCTGCAGTTGGTGGGTGGATGAATGATCGATATGGAAGAAGAACTGCTATCCTCATTGCTGATATCCTGTTTCTCATTGGAGCTGTGATTATGGCCTCTGCTCCTAGCGCTCCTCTTCTTATtgttggccgaatatttgtgGGACTTGGTGTTGGAATGGCGTCAATGACATCTCCTCTTTATATATCAGAAGCTTCCCCTGCCAAAATCCGTGGTGCCCTTGTTAGTACCAACGGATTTCTTATTACTGGTGGCCAGTTCCTCTCTTACCTTATTAACTTGGCTTTCACCAAG GCACCAGGGACATGGAGGTGGATGCTTGGAGTTGCAGGACTCCCACCAATTGTGCAGTTCATTTTGATGTTTGGTCTTCCAGAATCACCCCGTTGGCTATTCCGCAAA ggaagagaagaagaagccAAAGCCATTTTGAGGAAAATTTACCCAGTTGATGAAGTTGAACAAGAAATTCTAGATTTAAAAGAATCCGTTGAGGCAGAAATTAGGGAAGAAGGATCTTCTGAAAAGATTAACATCATTAAACTGTTACAAACCAAAACAGTGAGGAGAGGGCTCACAGCTGGTGTTGGTCTCCAAGTTTTCCAACAATTTGTTGGCATAAACACAGTCATGTATTACAGTCCTACCATAGTTCAGTTAGCTGGTTTTGCCTCTAACCGAACAGCACTCCTCCTTTCCCTTGTCACTGCTGGCCTCAATGCCTTTGGCTCCATTGTGAGCATATACTTCATTGACAGGACAGGGAGGAAGAAGCTGCTGATTATTAGTTTGCTTGGACTGGTAATTTCCCTTGGTGTTTTATCAGGAGTTTTCCATGAGACCACATCCCATTCTCCAGTGGTTAGCAGTGTTGAAACATCTCACTTTTCAAATTATACATGTCCTGATTATAGTTCAGCTGCCAACTCTGCTACTTGGGACTGCATGAAGTGTTTGAAGGCTTCCTCTCCACATTGTGGGTTCTGTGCTTCACCAACAAACAAG CTACTGCCAGGGGCATGTCTGATCTCAAACGACACAGTGAAAAAGCAGTGCCATGACGAAAGCAGGCTATGGTACACAAGGGGATGTCCAAGCAAATATGGATGGCTTGCGCTTATTGGTCTTGCTCTCTACATCATATTCTTCTCCCCTGGAATGGGAACTGCCCCATGGATAGTCAACTCTGAGATTTATCCGCTCAGGTTTAGAGGTGTATGCGGTGGAATTGCTGCAACTGCCAACTGGATTTCAAATCTCATTGTGGCTCAGTCCTTTTTATCACTTACAGAAACGATAGGGACTTCCTGGACATTCCTAATTTTTGGAGTCATTTCTGTGGTGGCTTTACTCTTTGTAATTATATTTGTGCCAGAAACAAAGGGGCTGCCTATTGAGGAGATTGAGAAGATGTTGGAGGTTAGAGCTTTGCACTGGAGGTTCTGGGAGAAAAGTGataaaccaaaagaaaagagcCAAGAAGTGTGA
- the LOC18596469 gene encoding probable inositol transporter 2 isoform X2, with amino-acid sequence MAIAGAIIGAAVGGWMNDRYGRRTAILIADILFLIGAVIMASAPSAPLLIVGRIFVGLGVGMASMTSPLYISEASPAKIRGALVSTNGFLITGGQFLSYLINLAFTKAPGTWRWMLGVAGLPPIVQFILMFGLPESPRWLFRKGREEEAKAILRKIYPVDEVEQEILDLKESVEAEIREEGSSEKINIIKLLQTKTVRRGLTAGVGLQVFQQFVGINTVMYYSPTIVQLAGFASNRTALLLSLVTAGLNAFGSIVSIYFIDRTGRKKLLIISLLGLVISLGVLSGVFHETTSHSPVVSSVETSHFSNYTCPDYSSAANSATWDCMKCLKASSPHCGFCASPTNKLLPGACLISNDTVKKQCHDESRLWYTRGCPSKYGWLALIGLALYIIFFSPGMGTAPWIVNSEIYPLRFRGVCGGIAATANWISNLIVAQSFLSLTETIGTSWTFLIFGVISVVALLFVIIFVPETKGLPIEEIEKMLEVRALHWRFWEKSDKPKEKSQEV; translated from the exons ATGGCAATTGCTGGAGCCATCATTGGAGCTGCAGTTGGTGGGTGGATGAATGATCGATATGGAAGAAGAACTGCTATCCTCATTGCTGATATCCTGTTTCTCATTGGAGCTGTGATTATGGCCTCTGCTCCTAGCGCTCCTCTTCTTATtgttggccgaatatttgtgGGACTTGGTGTTGGAATGGCGTCAATGACATCTCCTCTTTATATATCAGAAGCTTCCCCTGCCAAAATCCGTGGTGCCCTTGTTAGTACCAACGGATTTCTTATTACTGGTGGCCAGTTCCTCTCTTACCTTATTAACTTGGCTTTCACCAAG GCACCAGGGACATGGAGGTGGATGCTTGGAGTTGCAGGACTCCCACCAATTGTGCAGTTCATTTTGATGTTTGGTCTTCCAGAATCACCCCGTTGGCTATTCCGCAAA ggaagagaagaagaagccAAAGCCATTTTGAGGAAAATTTACCCAGTTGATGAAGTTGAACAAGAAATTCTAGATTTAAAAGAATCCGTTGAGGCAGAAATTAGGGAAGAAGGATCTTCTGAAAAGATTAACATCATTAAACTGTTACAAACCAAAACAGTGAGGAGAGGGCTCACAGCTGGTGTTGGTCTCCAAGTTTTCCAACAATTTGTTGGCATAAACACAGTCATGTATTACAGTCCTACCATAGTTCAGTTAGCTGGTTTTGCCTCTAACCGAACAGCACTCCTCCTTTCCCTTGTCACTGCTGGCCTCAATGCCTTTGGCTCCATTGTGAGCATATACTTCATTGACAGGACAGGGAGGAAGAAGCTGCTGATTATTAGTTTGCTTGGACTGGTAATTTCCCTTGGTGTTTTATCAGGAGTTTTCCATGAGACCACATCCCATTCTCCAGTGGTTAGCAGTGTTGAAACATCTCACTTTTCAAATTATACATGTCCTGATTATAGTTCAGCTGCCAACTCTGCTACTTGGGACTGCATGAAGTGTTTGAAGGCTTCCTCTCCACATTGTGGGTTCTGTGCTTCACCAACAAACAAG CTACTGCCAGGGGCATGTCTGATCTCAAACGACACAGTGAAAAAGCAGTGCCATGACGAAAGCAGGCTATGGTACACAAGGGGATGTCCAAGCAAATATGGATGGCTTGCGCTTATTGGTCTTGCTCTCTACATCATATTCTTCTCCCCTGGAATGGGAACTGCCCCATGGATAGTCAACTCTGAGATTTATCCGCTCAGGTTTAGAGGTGTATGCGGTGGAATTGCTGCAACTGCCAACTGGATTTCAAATCTCATTGTGGCTCAGTCCTTTTTATCACTTACAGAAACGATAGGGACTTCCTGGACATTCCTAATTTTTGGAGTCATTTCTGTGGTGGCTTTACTCTTTGTAATTATATTTGTGCCAGAAACAAAGGGGCTGCCTATTGAGGAGATTGAGAAGATGTTGGAGGTTAGAGCTTTGCACTGGAGGTTCTGGGAGAAAAGTGataaaccaaaagaaaagagcCAAGAAGTGTGA